From Verrucomicrobiia bacterium, one genomic window encodes:
- a CDS encoding PAS domain S-box protein, whose protein sequence is MEIKARKRPPRRGNPQRARQQERPKLEEALLLQNQLLAARDYAEAVIEAVPPLLVLDEKLRVRTANQSFCKAFKISPRQTLNRLVYKLGNGQWNIPKLRTLLEEVLPRKKFFKEFEVTHEFESIGQRTMLLSGRQVDHLQRILLFIEDITERRRAQAAIQVSEIRYRRLFEAARDGILILDPTTRKITDANPFMSELLGYPRGELLGKDLWEIGLLKDEKANQSAFRELQKKHFIRYEDLPLQNKTGQRREVEFVSNLYDEGGRKVIQCNIRDITQRKQAEESLRKSEKRFYAIFSQATAGIAQTDMNGRFTLVNKCYSDIAGRTAKELLGLRMQDLVHPDDQARNTALLKKLRKEGGGFSIEKRCLRPNGDIVWVRSSVSCINHAPAGEQYFLAVTLDITENKRAERALLDAKDEIGRRALDLEEVVAERTSELRKTIGELEGFSYSVSHDMRAPLRAMQSFAQFLVDEYGSKLDEQGVDYLHRIMRSAVRLDRLIQDVLSYTKVLHSNLPLERVNLDRLVRDMVETFPNGQRIKPEIRIQGTLPQVMGNEALLAQCVSNLLSNGTKFVAPGTTPRLEVSAEKVEDASIRVWFKDNGIGIAPENHERIFRLFERIQPATEYEGTGIGLSIVRKASERMGAEIGFESELGKGARFWIQLQKA, encoded by the coding sequence GTGGAAATCAAAGCTCGGAAACGGCCGCCACGGAGGGGCAACCCGCAACGCGCGCGCCAACAGGAGCGGCCGAAGCTCGAAGAGGCCTTGCTGCTGCAGAATCAACTGCTCGCCGCGCGCGACTATGCCGAAGCGGTCATCGAGGCGGTGCCGCCTTTGTTGGTTCTCGACGAAAAACTGCGCGTGCGGACGGCCAACCAGTCGTTCTGCAAAGCTTTCAAAATTTCCCCACGCCAGACCCTCAACCGCCTGGTGTATAAATTGGGCAATGGGCAGTGGAACATTCCCAAGCTGCGCACCTTGCTGGAGGAGGTGCTGCCACGGAAGAAGTTTTTCAAAGAATTCGAAGTGACGCACGAGTTTGAAAGCATCGGCCAGCGCACGATGCTGCTGAGCGGACGCCAGGTGGATCACTTGCAGAGAATTCTGCTGTTCATAGAAGACATTACTGAGCGGCGGCGGGCCCAGGCCGCCATCCAGGTCTCGGAGATTCGCTACCGCCGCCTCTTTGAAGCGGCCCGGGACGGAATTCTGATTCTCGATCCCACCACCCGCAAAATCACGGACGCCAATCCGTTCATGTCGGAATTATTGGGCTACCCTCGCGGCGAATTGCTCGGGAAGGACCTTTGGGAAATCGGCTTGCTGAAAGATGAAAAGGCGAACCAGTCGGCTTTTCGGGAGTTGCAAAAGAAACATTTCATTCGCTACGAGGACCTGCCGCTCCAAAACAAAACGGGTCAGCGCCGCGAGGTCGAGTTTGTCAGCAATCTCTACGATGAAGGCGGGCGGAAAGTCATCCAGTGCAACATCCGCGACATCACCCAGCGCAAACAGGCCGAGGAATCGCTGCGGAAAAGTGAGAAGCGGTTTTACGCCATTTTCAGCCAGGCCACCGCCGGGATAGCGCAAACGGATATGAATGGACGCTTCACACTCGTCAATAAATGTTACAGCGACATTGCCGGGCGCACGGCCAAGGAATTGCTCGGCTTGCGAATGCAGGACCTCGTCCACCCGGACGACCAGGCCCGCAACACAGCCCTTCTGAAAAAGCTAAGAAAGGAAGGCGGGGGATTCTCCATCGAAAAGCGCTGCCTGCGACCCAACGGAGACATCGTTTGGGTGCGCAGCAGCGTTTCCTGCATCAATCACGCTCCCGCTGGCGAGCAATACTTTCTCGCAGTGACACTGGATATTACCGAGAACAAGCGGGCGGAGCGGGCGCTCTTGGATGCGAAAGACGAGATTGGGCGCCGCGCCCTCGATCTGGAGGAAGTGGTCGCGGAACGCACCAGTGAGCTTCGCAAAACCATTGGCGAACTGGAAGGATTCTCCTACAGCGTCTCGCACGACATGCGGGCGCCGTTGCGGGCCATGCAAAGCTTCGCTCAATTCCTGGTGGATGAATACGGCAGCAAGCTCGATGAACAAGGGGTCGATTATCTGCACCGGATCATGCGCTCAGCCGTGCGGCTCGATCGGCTTATCCAGGATGTTTTGAGTTACACCAAGGTTCTCCACTCCAACCTCCCGCTGGAGCGGGTGAATCTGGACCGCCTGGTGCGCGACATGGTTGAAACCTTCCCGAACGGACAGCGTATCAAACCGGAGATTCGCATCCAAGGCACGCTGCCCCAGGTGATGGGCAACGAGGCGCTGCTGGCCCAGTGCGTCTCCAACTTGCTGAGCAATGGCACAAAATTTGTTGCGCCCGGAACCACGCCACGTCTCGAGGTCTCGGCCGAAAAGGTGGAAGACGCCTCCATACGGGTATGGTTCAAGGACAATGGGATCGGCATTGCCCCCGAAAATCACGAGCGCATTTTTCGCTTGTTCGAGCGGATTCAGCCGGCGACCGAGTACGAGGGAACCGGCATTGGGCTGTCCATCGTGCGAAAGGCGAGCGAACGCATGGGCGCGGAGATCGGTTTCGAATCGGAACTGGGCAAGGGCGCCCGCTTCTGGATTCAACTACAGAAGGCATAA
- a CDS encoding response regulator — MKTVLQVDDDPNDVFLLRHAMTKVGVANPIQVASDGQQAINYLQGSGRFADREEFPFPCLVLMDLKLPYVMGLDVLRWIRQQPGMALTVLMLTASGSEADIVEAYRLGASGFLTKPSEASKLEEMVKAIKDFWLTHNTLPQEPALEAPLERVVWLAHPSLTGFAPKHRSHVNGVRRPKRSRYLKGSL, encoded by the coding sequence GTGAAAACAGTTCTCCAGGTCGATGACGATCCCAACGATGTCTTCCTTCTGCGGCACGCGATGACGAAAGTCGGCGTTGCTAATCCCATCCAGGTCGCGAGTGACGGACAGCAGGCCATTAACTATTTGCAAGGCTCCGGCAGATTCGCTGACCGCGAAGAATTCCCGTTTCCGTGCCTGGTGCTGATGGATTTGAAATTGCCTTACGTGATGGGGCTGGATGTCCTGCGATGGATTCGCCAGCAACCCGGGATGGCCTTGACGGTCCTCATGCTGACCGCCTCTGGTTCAGAGGCAGACATTGTGGAAGCCTATCGCCTGGGCGCCAGTGGGTTTCTGACCAAGCCGTCCGAAGCGAGCAAGCTTGAGGAGATGGTCAAAGCCATCAAGGATTTCTGGCTGACACACAACACGCTGCCGCAGGAGCCTGCGCTGGAAGCTCCCTTGGAACGAGTCGTGTGGCTCGCCCATCCATCCCTCACCGGTTTTGCGCCGAAGCATCGGTCACACGTTAATGGGGTGCGCCGACCAAAGCGGTCCCGCTATCTCAAAGGAAGCCTATGA